A single genomic interval of Gammaproteobacteria bacterium harbors:
- a CDS encoding AMP-binding protein, which translates to MQIDFSIISENLANTYGDAACIVNIERERRYSFREYHLLTNRIVNMMHTRLDLKRGDTWLGILNNDNLSLLSQFVAFKGEACACYTNTTDTLEDQARQLDLVKPKVVFIEADLLATHYALLKERGLRIVSMDPAPRGFPGVLDFWTLMKRASAANPNVLHDDRDDCVYLRFTGGTTGAAKAVMYSIDNWMATKDLHYATPDCIPVGAARLLHFGMISHASGIVVPPIMFKGGCNITMNDRNLVTWCRAVEREKVSASLMVPSMLYRLLEAPEARDFDLSSLQTMYYGASPISPSKLKQLIARFGNIFVQLYGSSEHSSAVAFLAREDHLIDEGGDESHLASAGHVTPGVEVQIVDGQGRPVPQGRDGEIWIRSRAISMGYLHAPEKTAAEFCNGYWKSGDFGRIDANGYLYVLDRVKDTIICNDRKVYPSQVEAALSSHPQVLMAAVVGIPDARCGESVHAEVLALPGESIELEELRGFLAKRLPRNSLPRTITIATSIPLSPVGKVLRRAVRESCLRSGSAAAAKKSGPSTKRAPAMPKKPAVGKH; encoded by the coding sequence ATGCAGATCGATTTTTCCATCATCAGCGAAAACCTGGCCAACACCTATGGCGACGCTGCGTGCATCGTCAATATCGAACGTGAGCGCCGCTACAGCTTTCGCGAGTATCACCTGTTGACCAACCGTATCGTCAACATGATGCACACACGACTCGATCTGAAGCGTGGCGATACCTGGCTCGGCATACTCAACAATGACAACCTCTCGTTGCTGAGCCAGTTCGTGGCGTTCAAGGGCGAAGCTTGTGCCTGTTATACCAACACCACCGATACGCTGGAGGATCAGGCGCGCCAGCTCGACCTGGTCAAACCGAAGGTCGTGTTCATCGAAGCGGACCTGCTGGCTACGCATTATGCACTGCTGAAGGAGCGCGGCCTGCGCATCGTCAGCATGGATCCGGCGCCGCGCGGATTCCCCGGTGTGCTCGATTTCTGGACCCTGATGAAGCGCGCGAGCGCGGCCAATCCCAACGTGCTTCATGACGATCGCGATGATTGCGTCTACCTGCGCTTTACCGGTGGCACCACGGGTGCCGCCAAGGCGGTGATGTACAGCATCGACAACTGGATGGCGACCAAGGATCTGCATTACGCGACGCCTGATTGCATTCCGGTAGGGGCGGCGCGCCTGCTGCATTTCGGCATGATCAGCCACGCCAGCGGAATCGTGGTTCCCCCGATCATGTTCAAGGGCGGCTGCAATATCACGATGAACGATCGCAATCTTGTGACCTGGTGCCGCGCGGTCGAGCGCGAAAAGGTGAGCGCCTCGCTGATGGTACCGTCGATGCTGTACCGTTTGCTCGAAGCGCCCGAAGCCCGCGACTTCGACCTGTCGTCGCTGCAGACGATGTATTACGGCGCATCGCCGATCAGCCCGTCCAAGCTGAAACAGCTGATCGCGCGTTTCGGCAACATCTTCGTGCAGCTCTACGGCAGCTCGGAGCACTCGTCCGCGGTGGCCTTTCTGGCCCGCGAGGATCACCTGATCGATGAAGGCGGCGACGAATCGCACCTGGCTTCGGCCGGACACGTCACGCCCGGTGTCGAGGTCCAGATTGTTGACGGCCAAGGGCGTCCGGTGCCGCAAGGGCGGGATGGCGAAATCTGGATCCGTTCGCGAGCGATATCGATGGGCTATCTGCACGCACCGGAAAAAACGGCCGCGGAATTCTGCAATGGTTACTGGAAGTCGGGTGATTTCGGCCGTATTGACGCCAATGGCTATCTCTACGTTCTGGACCGCGTGAAAGACACGATCATCTGCAATGACAGGAAGGTTTATCCCTCGCAGGTGGAAGCGGCACTGAGCTCGCATCCACAGGTGCTGATGGCGGCGGTAGTCGGCATCCCCGATGCGCGTTGCGGCGAATCGGTGCACGCCGAGGTGCTGGCGCTCCCCGGCGAGTCCATCGAGCTCGAGGAGTTGCGGGGCTTTCTGGCAAAGCGGCTGCCGCGCAACAGCTTGCCGCGTACAATCACCATTGCGACTTCGATTCCGCTCAGCCCGGTGGGCAAGGTTCTGCGCCGCGCGGTTCGCGAGTCCTGCCTGCGCAGCGGCAGCGCAGCCGCAGCGAAAAAATCCGGCCCCTCCACCAAGCGAGCACCAGCGATGCCGAAGAAACCGGCCGTCGGAAAGCACTGA
- a CDS encoding GMC family oxidoreductase, whose protein sequence is MPLPPDSAQFDIVVIGSGFGGSVTANRLALAGQRVLVLERGPWRDSLPVRSMGVERRSPFPYGVKALTHLLHSLHRGRWDLRLNKAGMYELFSFPGLNVLSTSAVGGGSMAFGGLLEPPREPAFWHDRHPQLDPASIERYYGKIRADMGGVRLVPEQTLPQSVWTHFPDATGDRCHPADPQPCMALLLPPSPAEAGRTVTVSAGLERQYCAFDGDSFLGSRGGAKASVDFVYLAPVLGKGVTVRDLCRANTIQPLRAADGAGYLVHFSDLTTGENAAVRAGRVVLAAGTMNSVRLLFTSSRMPSGLVPMPSLGRTFGGNGDLMAAWSRPTAAVSSFTSTPSQGAFEVDGHEAVSFGLGGFPGVQSLPLPMFVKRRLARMFFLYGMGADSGKAAVTFENDHLQLGYDHRKEAIYDAIRSGLRILASESGDKVRVLGKPLSVHPWGGACLGADADHGVVDQRGEVYGNPGLYIADGAALPSAPGGPPSVAIAAWAHHVADGIAQSP, encoded by the coding sequence ATGCCACTCCCGCCTGATTCGGCTCAATTCGATATCGTAGTCATCGGCAGCGGCTTTGGCGGCAGTGTCACGGCGAATCGCCTGGCGCTGGCCGGGCAGCGGGTGCTGGTGCTGGAGCGGGGGCCCTGGCGTGATTCGCTGCCGGTGCGCTCCATGGGCGTCGAGCGGCGCTCGCCCTTTCCATATGGCGTGAAGGCACTCACCCACCTGCTGCATTCGCTGCACCGGGGGCGGTGGGACCTGCGCCTGAACAAGGCCGGCATGTACGAACTGTTCTCGTTCCCCGGACTGAATGTGCTCAGCACCTCGGCAGTGGGTGGTGGCAGTATGGCGTTCGGCGGTCTGCTCGAGCCGCCACGTGAGCCCGCATTCTGGCACGACCGTCACCCGCAACTCGACCCGGCGAGCATCGAGCGTTACTACGGAAAGATACGCGCCGATATGGGCGGCGTGCGGCTCGTTCCGGAACAAACATTGCCGCAATCCGTGTGGACCCATTTCCCCGATGCCACAGGCGACCGTTGCCACCCGGCCGATCCGCAACCCTGCATGGCATTGTTGCTGCCGCCATCGCCGGCTGAAGCCGGGCGCACGGTCACGGTTTCCGCAGGTTTGGAGCGGCAATACTGTGCGTTCGACGGCGACAGCTTCCTGGGTTCGCGGGGCGGCGCCAAGGCGTCGGTCGATTTCGTCTACCTGGCTCCGGTTCTCGGCAAAGGGGTCACCGTTCGCGATCTTTGCCGGGCGAACACGATTCAGCCCCTGCGAGCCGCCGACGGCGCAGGCTACCTGGTGCATTTCTCCGATCTGACAACCGGAGAGAACGCAGCGGTTCGGGCCGGGCGGGTCGTTCTCGCCGCAGGTACCATGAATAGTGTGCGCTTGCTATTTACCAGTTCGCGAATGCCCTCCGGCCTGGTGCCGATGCCGTCCCTGGGCAGGACTTTTGGCGGCAACGGCGATCTGATGGCCGCCTGGAGCAGGCCAACCGCGGCGGTTTCGAGTTTCACATCGACACCTTCGCAAGGGGCGTTCGAGGTGGACGGGCACGAGGCCGTGAGCTTTGGCCTCGGCGGCTTTCCCGGCGTCCAGAGCTTGCCCCTGCCCATGTTCGTCAAGCGCAGGCTGGCAAGGATGTTCTTCCTTTATGGAATGGGAGCCGATAGCGGCAAGGCCGCGGTCACCTTCGAAAATGACCATCTGCAGCTCGGCTATGACCACCGCAAGGAAGCCATTTACGACGCAATCCGCAGCGGCCTCCGGATACTCGCCAGCGAGTCTGGCGACAAGGTCCGGGTATTGGGAAAGCCGCTCAGCGTGCACCCGTGGGGAGGCGCCTGCCTCGGTGCGGATGCCGATCACGGTGTTGTCGATCAACGTGGCGAAGTTTATGGCAACCCGGGGTTGTACATCGCCGACGGGGCTGCATTGCCGTCGGCACCCGGCGGGCCACCGTCGGTAGCGATCGCGGCATGGGCGCATCATGTCGCCGACGGGATTGCACAGTCGCCGTGA
- a CDS encoding LuxR family transcriptional regulator, with amino-acid sequence MALGATDPQLVLKTTPPRIPKTVLERTRLGSGLAEFAEKSVITLQAAAGSGKTSLLAQWRKEALVAGAIVAWLTLDDGDNDSQLARGLTVAMRASSGRPGFGQECLRAAESEQRSLEAITEWLAEVAAMATESLLILDDVHALPESTLNSSLVYLLLNAPANLKIVLASRRPIKLPVSGLPGRGRFVSLSTTDLRFDQAETVALLKDRFGRRIDPDSCVRLHQLTEGWALGLQLAISTIERSPDIPGAIAGFSVLSSDVHRYFVECLIDQLPPALARFLVCISIVDDLSPSLCKAMTKQNSSTAKLRRLHQQTPVFTEAAHTSWLRIHPLAREFLQERFAKLPRVEQLEYHTRAGDWLAEHQLFEEAARHLLEAGLEDRAYGLIERSLHELMVKGQVSRVADWAERLPSSEIERRTSLRLTVGWMLAQSERHTEAAKLVASIIDDASASAGERCESAEICATAAVFADDIDHMGQIVASWYEALPTHSPLLHLVGINQLALLTLYRGSPEQARYGYAQIDSGDEQAGGYALGWRDWIVGISYIWEGHVELAAQKLRVGLGRAEVQSGRRSPIAVMLASALATALLECDRPEEAAALLADRLDILERRAPPDAIEMGFVTAVRLALIHGEERRAFDLLDHLLALGEARKLPRLCIASLAERIRVHVQRGRGDVCAVAERKLVELMATLENHSWGLLRPVVESQTGLAHAYAAVARRDWQSALERLDTLVPQAERLRRGREALQSYLLRALAREQSGENGAALLEEALSMAGMWGLARIVADTHPELAPWRNRLHGTVPAAREDARGRLTDRIPATRVRVAGSSLLSPKEREVLELLAGNMSNKQIALAMDVSSETVKWHLKNLFGKLNAGTRKHLLDRARMMGILDTPG; translated from the coding sequence ATGGCGCTCGGAGCGACCGATCCACAGCTGGTATTGAAAACCACCCCGCCGCGAATTCCAAAAACCGTGCTGGAGCGCACTCGCCTCGGCAGCGGGCTGGCCGAATTCGCCGAAAAGTCGGTCATCACCCTGCAGGCCGCCGCCGGCTCCGGCAAGACATCGCTGCTGGCGCAATGGCGCAAGGAAGCCCTGGTGGCCGGAGCCATAGTGGCGTGGCTTACGCTCGACGACGGGGACAACGACAGCCAGCTTGCGCGCGGACTGACCGTCGCGATGCGGGCGAGCAGCGGCCGGCCGGGCTTCGGACAGGAATGCCTGCGCGCGGCCGAGTCGGAACAGCGTTCGCTGGAGGCGATCACCGAATGGCTGGCGGAAGTTGCCGCAATGGCGACTGAATCGCTGCTGATACTCGACGATGTGCATGCGCTGCCCGAATCCACGCTGAACAGCTCGCTGGTCTATTTGCTGCTCAATGCGCCGGCGAATCTGAAAATCGTTCTTGCCTCGCGCAGGCCAATCAAATTGCCGGTCTCCGGTCTGCCCGGTCGCGGCCGCTTTGTTTCACTGTCCACTACCGATCTGCGCTTTGACCAGGCCGAGACAGTGGCGCTGCTCAAGGATCGTTTTGGCCGGCGCATCGACCCGGATTCGTGTGTGCGCCTTCACCAGCTGACAGAGGGCTGGGCGCTCGGCCTGCAGCTGGCGATTTCGACGATCGAGCGCAGCCCCGACATACCCGGGGCAATTGCCGGCTTCTCGGTACTATCGAGCGATGTACATCGCTATTTCGTCGAATGCCTGATCGATCAGCTGCCACCGGCATTGGCACGCTTTCTCGTTTGCATATCGATCGTGGATGACCTGTCGCCGTCGCTGTGCAAAGCCATGACCAAGCAGAACAGCAGCACCGCCAAGCTGCGTCGTCTGCACCAGCAGACCCCCGTTTTCACCGAAGCCGCGCATACCTCCTGGCTACGGATTCATCCCCTGGCACGGGAATTCCTGCAGGAACGTTTCGCAAAACTGCCGCGGGTCGAGCAGCTCGAATACCACACGCGAGCCGGCGACTGGCTGGCGGAGCATCAGCTGTTCGAGGAGGCAGCGCGACACCTGCTCGAAGCCGGGCTCGAGGACCGGGCCTACGGGCTGATCGAGCGCTCGCTGCATGAGCTCATGGTCAAAGGGCAGGTCTCCAGGGTCGCCGACTGGGCCGAGCGGCTGCCATCCTCCGAAATCGAGCGCCGCACCAGCCTGCGCCTGACCGTCGGCTGGATGCTCGCGCAAAGCGAGCGGCACACCGAGGCAGCCAAGCTGGTGGCTTCGATCATCGATGACGCAAGCGCGAGTGCCGGCGAGCGCTGCGAGAGTGCCGAAATTTGCGCGACCGCCGCTGTTTTTGCCGATGACATCGATCACATGGGTCAAATCGTCGCTTCCTGGTACGAGGCTCTACCAACCCACTCGCCGTTGCTTCACCTGGTTGGCATCAACCAGCTGGCGCTGCTGACGCTCTACCGCGGTTCGCCCGAGCAGGCCCGCTACGGCTACGCACAGATTGATTCAGGCGATGAGCAGGCTGGCGGCTATGCGCTCGGTTGGCGCGACTGGATCGTCGGCATCAGCTATATCTGGGAAGGTCATGTCGAGCTGGCGGCACAAAAGCTGCGGGTCGGACTCGGCCGCGCCGAAGTGCAGTCCGGACGGCGCAGCCCGATTGCGGTGATGCTTGCTTCCGCGCTGGCCACCGCCTTGCTCGAGTGCGACCGGCCCGAAGAGGCCGCCGCGCTGCTTGCCGATCGTCTCGACATCCTCGAAAGACGAGCCCCCCCAGATGCGATCGAAATGGGTTTCGTGACTGCCGTGCGCCTCGCGCTGATCCATGGCGAAGAACGCCGCGCCTTCGATTTGCTCGATCATCTGCTGGCACTGGGCGAGGCGCGCAAGCTGCCGCGATTGTGCATTGCCAGCCTGGCCGAGCGTATCCGGGTGCACGTCCAGCGCGGACGCGGCGATGTCTGTGCGGTGGCGGAGCGCAAGCTGGTCGAGTTGATGGCAACGCTGGAAAATCATTCCTGGGGACTGCTGCGGCCGGTGGTCGAATCGCAAACCGGCCTGGCCCATGCCTACGCGGCGGTGGCGCGTCGCGACTGGCAAAGCGCGCTCGAACGGCTCGACACGCTGGTCCCGCAGGCGGAACGGTTGCGCCGCGGGCGCGAAGCCCTCCAGAGCTACCTGCTGCGGGCCCTGGCCAGGGAGCAAAGCGGCGAGAATGGTGCTGCGTTGCTGGAAGAAGCGCTGAGCATGGCCGGCATGTGGGGGCTGGCGCGGATCGTCGCCGACACGCACCCCGAGCTCGCGCCATGGCGAAACCGTTTGCATGGAACTGTACCGGCAGCCCGTGAGGACGCCCGGGGGCGGCTCACGGACCGGATTCCGGCGACCCGTGTTCGCGTGGCAGGCAGTTCGTTGCTGTCTCCAAAGGAGCGCGAAGTACTGGAGTTGCTTGCCGGCAATATGTCGAACAAGCAAATCGCGCTGGCGATGGACGTCAGCAGCGAGACCGTCAAGTGGCATCTCAAGAACCTGTTCGGCAAGCTCAACGCCGGAACCCGCAAGCACCTGCTCGACCGCGCCCGGATGATGGGCATACTCGACACGCCTGGCTGA
- a CDS encoding rhodanese-like domain-containing protein gives MDRLNELLAMAGQRATEFKAPYAGVFTPAEAHQLLTLMPEAKLVDVRTRAEWDWVGRIPGAIEVEFMGYPGNALNALFVHMLEAVAAKDSPLLFICRSGGRSHLAATAVTSAGFGRCYNVLEGFEGDKDAHGQRNRIGGWRAAGLPWQQS, from the coding sequence ATGGATCGTTTGAACGAACTGCTGGCAATGGCCGGTCAGCGCGCCACCGAATTCAAAGCACCCTACGCCGGAGTATTCACGCCCGCGGAGGCCCATCAGCTGCTGACGCTGATGCCCGAAGCAAAGCTGGTCGATGTGCGCACCAGGGCCGAATGGGACTGGGTGGGAAGAATTCCCGGCGCGATAGAAGTTGAATTCATGGGCTACCCCGGCAACGCGCTCAACGCGCTTTTCGTCCATATGCTCGAAGCGGTTGCGGCCAAGGACAGCCCCTTGCTGTTCATCTGCCGCTCCGGTGGACGATCCCATCTTGCCGCGACCGCCGTCACGAGCGCCGGTTTTGGCCGCTGCTATAACGTGCTGGAGGGTTTCGAGGGTGACAAGGACGCCCATGGCCAGCGCAACCGGATCGGTGGCTGGCGTGCCGCCGGCCTGCCGTGGCAGCAATCCTGA
- a CDS encoding MFS transporter codes for MHRYTLFLLLVAINILSYVDRHLLPAFASQISADLDLSRQQFGLLTGFAFVTVYALSGPLMGVLADRLNAAKVIACGILLWSVMTVFTGMAKSFLQILLPRMAIGVGEATLHPAAASILGRLFTPRYRATVFGLFFMGSQIGLGLAYWLAGTLGETIGWRSMFHVLGVIGIVLSALMLLAARTTVADLDKPGLGAHGDERRSVREMLGELIEAFRGNANFRHAVLAMSLIHMIYASGQFTQLWLVAEKAMEQSAASSLYGSVYLMCAIPSSLLGGIAADWFTRRFATTRALFVVLVMALSGPLLIVFRLSPPGSMMFQLGMIAAVFLLAFPYGAIFSLVLDHAPASIQSTAVGFTMFVANVLVIGSGTYAIGLFADLLEAGQITAPMTRTLLGADVITLLAMLIYLKLHRATRQSAVGA; via the coding sequence TTGCACCGCTACACCCTGTTCCTGCTGCTGGTGGCAATCAACATACTGAGCTATGTGGATCGTCACCTGTTGCCGGCCTTTGCCAGCCAGATATCCGCGGATCTCGATCTTTCGCGGCAACAGTTCGGCCTGCTGACGGGCTTCGCCTTCGTGACCGTGTATGCGCTGAGCGGCCCGCTGATGGGCGTGCTCGCCGACCGGCTCAATGCGGCAAAGGTCATTGCCTGCGGCATCCTGCTGTGGAGCGTCATGACCGTTTTTACCGGCATGGCAAAGAGTTTTCTGCAAATATTGCTGCCGCGCATGGCGATCGGCGTAGGCGAGGCCACGCTGCATCCGGCTGCCGCCAGCATTCTTGGGCGGCTGTTCACGCCGCGGTACCGGGCGACCGTGTTCGGGCTGTTCTTCATGGGAAGCCAGATAGGGTTGGGGCTTGCGTACTGGCTTGCGGGCACCCTGGGCGAGACGATTGGCTGGCGCAGCATGTTTCATGTTCTCGGCGTGATCGGTATCGTGCTGAGCGCCCTGATGTTGCTTGCAGCGCGAACGACAGTCGCGGATTTGGACAAGCCCGGACTTGGGGCTCATGGCGACGAACGGCGATCCGTGCGCGAGATGCTGGGCGAACTGATCGAGGCGTTTCGCGGCAACGCGAATTTCCGCCATGCGGTGCTGGCCATGTCGCTGATCCACATGATCTACGCCAGCGGTCAGTTCACGCAGTTGTGGCTGGTGGCGGAGAAGGCAATGGAGCAGTCGGCGGCTTCATCGCTCTACGGCAGTGTCTACCTGATGTGCGCGATTCCCTCATCGCTGCTCGGCGGTATCGCGGCCGACTGGTTTACGCGGCGTTTTGCCACCACGCGGGCACTGTTCGTGGTGCTGGTGATGGCGCTCAGCGGCCCGTTGCTGATTGTGTTTCGCCTCTCGCCTCCCGGCTCCATGATGTTTCAGTTGGGCATGATCGCGGCGGTGTTCCTCCTCGCCTTTCCCTACGGTGCGATTTTCTCGCTGGTGCTGGATCATGCACCGGCCAGTATCCAGTCGACCGCGGTCGGCTTCACGATGTTCGTCGCCAATGTGCTGGTAATCGGCAGTGGAACCTATGCGATAGGCCTGTTCGCCGATCTGCTCGAGGCAGGGCAAATAACCGCGCCGATGACCAGGACGCTGCTCGGGGCGGATGTGATCACCCTGCTTGCGATGCTGATCTACCTGAAGTTGCACCGGGCGACGCGGCAATCTGCCGTCGGCGCCTGA
- a CDS encoding TonB-dependent receptor: MIQSGFKRTMLAVAVAAVEFVVADVAPAQAQKLDEIIVTARKREESLMDAPLSLTAVQGKAMDEVGVTNLEQLSSQVPGLQVGRAAQTSAIYIRGIGSGINKGFEQSAGMYVDGVYQLRSRQFTASLVDLQRVEVLRGPQGILFGKNTIAGAIKVETASPNR; this comes from the coding sequence ATGATTCAATCCGGATTCAAGCGCACCATGCTGGCGGTTGCGGTAGCGGCCGTGGAATTTGTCGTTGCCGATGTCGCCCCGGCACAGGCGCAGAAGCTCGATGAAATAATTGTTACCGCGCGCAAGCGCGAAGAGAGCCTGATGGACGCCCCGCTATCGCTCACCGCGGTGCAGGGTAAAGCCATGGACGAGGTTGGGGTGACCAACCTCGAGCAGCTGAGTTCCCAGGTGCCAGGCCTGCAGGTTGGTCGTGCCGCACAGACCAGCGCCATCTATATCCGCGGCATTGGCTCCGGTATCAACAAGGGCTTCGAGCAATCGGCAGGGATGTACGTCGATGGCGTCTACCAGCTGCGCAGCCGCCAGTTCACTGCCTCGCTGGTCGATTTGCAGCGGGTGGAAGTGCTGCGCGGACCGCAGGGCATCCTGTTTGGCAAGAACACCATCGCCGGTGCGATCAAGGTAGAGACGGCGAGTCCGAATCGGTGA
- a CDS encoding TonB-dependent receptor — protein MTDTLAARVALRYQESDGYVDNHQRGDEQKKEDQLARLTLVWAPSDSVQVTAKLSHVDMDADGVEMTNPVVDRSLLAGMQAKTNMLGLTDVMGTIAALSVPGYQASSGSKEYDSWVANEAYYPGGTDTESTKSTDVSVRVDWEIGDLTLTSLSAYSDFSFDQNHDVDFQSGNVVHALEEESHDLYSQEFRLSSDFEGRLNFVAGLYYEEQELSSDQQTFVDGTLGGVFGQLPASALNPALPPVPLSALGINSLWNGRVLAAQNPAYAPLIGAEQGTIYRNPTNDFDNDTMAAFLELTFDLTEELALDVGGRYSEDSKKDHKRNSLGAGAPTSPVLVQNPDGSFTGNLDPLNSQLVRLVFGPLLGTWAHDQQLERDEEHFDPSARLRWQVGDDTMVYLSWSEGYKSGGFNTSSDTSNPDGTPGPGTTFGDESAEAWELGIKTTQWDGRMRISAAVFQTEIQDLQVTSFRGTTFQVGNAAELTSSGVELETQIALTDEIEIGGSLAYLDSQFDSFANASCTIDQVAAVGKACTQDLEGERGPYAPEWSGTVYAGYEHAVGQNLLLRLRVDGMYKDEMYLDSDLDPNTLQDDYVKVNARIALAAADDRWEVALYGRNLTDETTYTFMVDAPLSAGIYAGWVEEPRVWGLQGQYNF, from the coding sequence TTGACCGACACCCTTGCGGCGCGCGTTGCGCTGCGCTACCAGGAGTCCGATGGCTATGTCGACAATCACCAGCGTGGCGACGAGCAGAAGAAAGAAGACCAGCTGGCGCGTCTGACCCTGGTATGGGCGCCGAGCGATTCCGTGCAGGTCACGGCCAAGCTCAGCCACGTCGACATGGATGCCGACGGCGTCGAGATGACCAACCCGGTCGTCGACCGCAGCCTGCTTGCCGGCATGCAAGCCAAGACCAACATGCTCGGCCTGACCGATGTGATGGGCACGATTGCCGCGCTGTCCGTGCCCGGCTACCAAGCCTCGAGCGGCAGCAAGGAATACGATTCATGGGTCGCCAACGAAGCCTATTATCCGGGCGGCACGGACACCGAAAGCACCAAATCCACTGATGTCTCGGTGCGCGTGGACTGGGAAATCGGCGATCTGACCCTGACTTCTCTCAGCGCTTACTCCGATTTCTCGTTCGATCAGAATCACGACGTGGACTTCCAGAGCGGCAACGTGGTGCACGCCCTGGAGGAGGAATCACATGACCTGTACAGCCAGGAATTCCGCCTGAGCAGTGATTTCGAGGGCCGGCTCAATTTCGTTGCCGGACTCTACTACGAAGAGCAGGAGCTCTCGAGCGATCAGCAGACCTTTGTCGATGGAACCCTTGGCGGGGTATTTGGCCAGCTGCCGGCCAGCGCACTGAACCCGGCGCTGCCGCCGGTGCCGCTCTCGGCGCTTGGTATCAACAGTCTCTGGAATGGACGCGTGCTGGCCGCGCAGAATCCGGCGTACGCGCCGCTGATCGGGGCTGAGCAGGGCACAATCTACCGTAACCCGACCAACGATTTCGATAATGACACGATGGCGGCTTTTCTCGAACTCACCTTCGACCTGACCGAGGAGCTGGCGCTGGATGTCGGCGGGCGTTATTCCGAGGATTCCAAGAAAGACCATAAACGAAACTCGCTTGGCGCCGGTGCGCCGACTTCCCCGGTTCTGGTACAGAATCCCGACGGCAGCTTCACCGGCAATCTCGATCCGCTGAACAGTCAACTGGTGCGCTTGGTCTTTGGGCCGCTGTTGGGCACCTGGGCGCATGATCAGCAGCTCGAGCGCGACGAAGAGCATTTCGATCCCTCGGCGCGCCTGCGCTGGCAGGTCGGCGACGACACCATGGTCTACCTCAGCTGGTCGGAGGGTTACAAATCCGGCGGCTTCAACACCTCTTCGGACACCTCGAACCCGGACGGCACGCCGGGGCCCGGCACCACGTTCGGGGATGAATCCGCGGAAGCCTGGGAACTGGGCATCAAGACCACCCAGTGGGATGGGCGCATGCGCATCAGCGCGGCAGTGTTCCAGACCGAAATCCAGGATCTGCAGGTCACCTCGTTCCGGGGCACCACCTTCCAGGTCGGCAATGCCGCCGAACTCACCAGCAGTGGTGTCGAGCTGGAAACCCAGATCGCGCTCACCGACGAGATCGAGATCGGTGGTTCCTTGGCATACCTCGATAGCCAGTTTGATTCGTTCGCGAACGCCTCGTGCACGATCGACCAGGTTGCCGCGGTGGGCAAGGCCTGTACCCAGGACCTCGAGGGCGAGCGTGGACCCTACGCCCCGGAATGGAGCGGCACGGTCTACGCCGGCTACGAGCACGCAGTTGGCCAGAATCTGCTGTTGCGGCTGCGTGTCGATGGCATGTACAAGGACGAGATGTACCTCGACAGCGACCTGGATCCGAACACGCTGCAGGATGACTATGTCAAGGTCAACGCGCGCATAGCGCTCGCTGCCGCCGACGATCGCTGGGAAGTGGCGCTGTACGGGCGCAACCTCACCGACGAGACTACCTACACCTTCATGGTGGACGCGCCGTTGAGCGCCGGGATCTATGCGGGCTGGGTGGAAGAACCGCGCGTGTGGGGTTTGCAGGGGCAATACAACTTCTGA